In one Culex quinquefasciatus strain JHB chromosome 2, VPISU_Cqui_1.0_pri_paternal, whole genome shotgun sequence genomic region, the following are encoded:
- the LOC6046992 gene encoding uncharacterized protein LOC6046992, translating to MLEEANQKDEEQVQKQKEIQNLIRNTQFNGTIRYSDTFLANNYNKLQMQLNSRYISQICCPRRVRGSLPHVRMRPYYIPQRSRTKSESSDPSSMVFLETIRTVDAIQSATVPNAASTTLMETSDPSTSQMDTSAVIPRCNTLVKSKSLEDLVRAIKSIDGSLPSHEMEFMSSRIQKLKVQE from the exons ATGTTGGAGGAGGCTAATCAAAAAGATGAAGAGCAAGTTCAAAAGCAAAAGGAAATCCAGAATCTGATACGGAACACGCAGTTCAACGGAACCATCCGGTACTCGGACACTTTTCTCGCAAACAACTACAACAAGTTGCAGATGCAGCTGAACTCGCGATATATCTCTCAG ATCTGCTGCCCGCGTCGAGTCCGCGGTTCACTGCCACATGTCCGGATGCGGCCGTACTATATTCCTCAGCGGTCACGAACCAAGAGTGAGAGCTCAGACCCATCAAGTATGGTGTTCCTGGAGACTATACgaacggtggacgccatccagAGTGCAACCGTTCCCAACGCAGCGTCCACAACTCTGATGGAAACCAGTGACCCGTCTACCTCGCAGATGGATACCTCGGCGGTGATACCTCGATGCAATACTTTGGTCAAGTCCAAGTCGCTGGAAGATTTGGTGCGAGCAATCAAGTCCATCGATGGATCGCTTCCGTCCCACGAGATGGAGTTTATGTCTAGTCGCATACAGAAGCTGAAGGTTCAGGAGTAG
- the LOC6046994 gene encoding uncharacterized protein LOC6046994, with the protein MLSVKLTLLFGLVAITLGCNVPTKHYSTMKCTPINKKGSECPERFDCPSITNHVNSKCYFNGDTYALSEQVPNEKVAPFCSALCYCRSGSPFAQFRCTHVDCAEFFHRFDYDNCIRTYKPNGCCSAGQVCGEDKKKLAKCTVNGDDFLAGQRMHPNSNKCLTCICHEGFNEANIGSDPYCYESTCGFELFYAKQAYGGAAPVYYEDRCCPWEWRMPKDSDKLIKGSSKNTDKQLQCQYGRLAMNVGDRLETEVTDQYTYECFCQIPPLAQCVMTKLQKE; encoded by the exons ATGTTGAGTGTGAAATTAACGCTGTTATTCGGTCTAG tgGCCATCACGCTGGGTTGCAATGTCCCAACAAAGCACTACTCAACGATGAAATGCACCCCGATCAACAAGAAAGGATCGGAGTGTCCGGAGAGATTCGACTGTCCCAGCATCACGAACCATGTCAACTCAAAGTGTTACTTCAACGGTGATACTTATGCGCTAAGTGAGCAGGTTCCGAACGAAAAGGTGGCTCCATTCTGTTCAGCACTGTGCTACTGTCGAAG TGGTTCACCGTTTGCACAGTTCCGCTGTACTCACGTCGATTGTGCCGAGTTCTTCCACCGGTTCGACTACGACAACTGCATTCGGACGTACAAACCAAACGGATGCTGCTCGGCGGGACAGGTCTGCGGAGAGGACAAGAAGAAGCTGGCCAAGTGTACCGTCAACGGTGATGACTTTTTGGCCGGCCAGCGGATGCATCCGAACTCGAACAAGTGTCTGACCTGCATCTGCCACGAGGGCTTCAACGAGGCCAACATTGGCAGTGATCCGTACTGTTACGAGTCAACCTGTGGCTTTGAGCTGTTCTACGCCAAACAGGCTTACGGCGGAGCCGCTCCGGTGTACTACGAAGATCGGTGCTGTCCGTGGGAGTGGAGAATGC CCAAGGATTCGGACAAGCTCATCAAGGGTAGCAGCAAGAACACGGATAAGCAGCTGCAGTGTCAGTACGGACGGCTGGCCATGAACGTGGGCGATCGGCTGGAGACGGAGGTCACTGATCAGTACACGTACGAGTGCTTCTGCCAGATTCCGCCGCTGGCGCAGTGCGTGATGACCAAGCTTCAGAAGGAGTGA
- the LOC6046993 gene encoding uncharacterized protein LOC6046993 has protein sequence MRRSFALLVITCCAGAALACNQPIRHYISMGCTPSAQRNAEGCPVSYDCPNVVGRRSDKCYLFGKSYAIGEKVPDDETSSICTALVNCVEDVDKSVKFIYAHVDCAEFFRPWKEGCIRQYAAGRCCSTGEVCDADKDKLAKCSLGGHTYYEGEKMQVPGDPCRSCYCDAGFDEKNLEGSCVEQKCSFEIYAVEKLQAGAAPVYKDGICCPWDWRMPSESAKIVRGSSSGSQGQCKFGDLTLNVGDSLEPLQDPQGTHQCECAIPPLVHCKLV, from the exons ATGCGAAGATCGTTTGCGCTGCTAGTCATTACGTGCTGCG CCGGTGCTGCGCTGGCATGCAATCAACCCATTAGACATTACATCTCGATGGGATGTACGCCCAGCGCTCAGCGAAATGCCGAAGGATGTCCGGTGAGCTACGACTGTCCAAACGTGGTGGGTCGAAGATCCGACAAGTGTTACCTGTTTGGGAAGAGCTACGCGATTGGAGAGAAGGTTCCGGATGATGAGACTTCATCGATTTGTACAGCCTTGGTGAACTGCGTTGA AGACGTGGACAAGTCGGTCAAGTTTATCTACGCCCACGTGGATTGTGCCGAATTCTTCCGACCGTGGAAAGAGGGTTGCATCCGGCAGTACGCAGCAGGTCGGTGCTGTTCCACCGGGGAAGTTTGTGACGCGGACAAGGATAAGCTGGCCAAGTGCAGCTTAGGAGGTCATACGTACTACGAAGGGGAAAAGATGCAAGTACCTGGAGATCCGTGTCGGTCTTGCTACTGCGATGCAGGTTTCGATGAGAAGAACTTGGAAGGAAGCTGCGTTGAGCAAAAGTGCAGCTTTGAGATCTACGCCGTGGAGAAGCTGCAAGCTGGAGCGGCTCCTGTCTACAAGGATGGAATCTGCTGTCCATGGGATTGGAGAATGC CTTCTGAATCTGcgaaaattgtccgaggaagtTCGAGCGGTTCCCAAGGGCAATGCAAGTTTGGAGATTTAACGTTGAACGTTGGAGATTCGCTGGAACCGTTGCAGGATCCTCAAGGAACGCATCAATGTGAATGTGCTATCCCGCCACTGGTGCACTGTAAGCTGGTTTGA